The following proteins are encoded in a genomic region of Maledivibacter sp.:
- a CDS encoding HEAT repeat domain-containing protein, whose product MGTSKMSWDDAQKFDDCIITYMLYREGKTIEIIGRIRNISREKVEKDIIDAKIKLRTIQSDKNEKGLLDKVLELTKEERLRCIQEKPREELENFMEQIRKEYGSIKNPEDKAALIWLIGEIKDVSLIGLLSKDILHNNGNVRRMVCSALGKIGSEKALPILHKALSDDKPQVRQYAAKALRHIGNKASLHMLNEAIKKNHEKDYVKRAYLQSIENINLRLTK is encoded by the coding sequence GTGGGTACTTCAAAAATGTCATGGGATGATGCCCAAAAATTTGATGATTGTATAATAACATATATGTTATATAGGGAAGGAAAAACAATAGAAATCATAGGCAGGATTAGAAATATTTCCAGGGAAAAAGTAGAAAAGGATATAATTGATGCTAAGATTAAACTGAGGACCATTCAATCTGATAAGAATGAAAAAGGTTTACTAGACAAGGTATTGGAGCTTACTAAGGAAGAACGTTTGAGATGTATTCAAGAAAAGCCAAGGGAAGAATTAGAGAATTTCATGGAGCAAATTAGGAAAGAATATGGCTCCATAAAAAACCCAGAGGATAAAGCTGCATTGATATGGCTGATTGGTGAAATTAAGGATGTTAGCTTAATAGGATTATTGTCTAAAGATATACTGCATAACAATGGTAATGTTAGAAGGATGGTTTGTTCTGCCCTTGGCAAAATAGGAAGTGAAAAAGCTTTACCAATACTACATAAGGCATTGAGTGATGACAAACCACAGGTTAGGCAGTATGCGGCTAAAGCCCTTAGGCATATAGGAAATAAAGCTTCACTACATATGCTTAATGAAGCCATAAAGAAAAATCATGAGAAAGATTACGTGAAGAGGGCATATTTACAATCAATAGAGAATATAAATTTGAGATTAACTAAGTAA
- a CDS encoding DUF3189 family protein, giving the protein MHIVYHCVTGCHSSSTAAAIHLGMLPIDYKPSYHDLISVPFYDELEEKDRGKLINRGTDDKGNSIYTLSRKYLPHLILPVVLDTWKIFNQSQDQLMLINTQPCVNGFMKLGGYLSRGMKFTKIGRPMVAKGTLYSYNDIANIVKNTRSLLS; this is encoded by the coding sequence ATGCATATTGTTTATCATTGTGTCACAGGATGTCATTCTTCATCCACAGCTGCCGCTATTCATCTGGGAATGCTTCCCATAGATTATAAGCCTAGTTACCATGATCTAATAAGTGTTCCTTTTTATGATGAATTGGAAGAAAAGGATCGAGGCAAATTAATTAATAGAGGAACAGATGATAAGGGTAATAGTATATATACCCTTAGCAGAAAATATTTACCCCATCTTATTTTACCAGTAGTCTTAGATACATGGAAAATCTTCAATCAATCCCAAGACCAACTGATGCTTATTAATACACAACCATGTGTAAATGGCTTCATGAAATTGGGAGGATATTTATCTAGAGGCATGAAGTTTACTAAAATAGGTAGACCCATGGTTGCAAAGGGAACGCTTTATTCCTACAATGATATTGCCAATATAGTAAAAAACACAAGAAGTTTACTTAGTTAA
- a CDS encoding YigZ family protein: MAKDYKTLLQYAQAEEIINKSKFIGYTKPVNTEQEAIEFIEKIKKQHWNATHNVPVYVIGENNEIQRYSDDGEPSGTAGVPILEMLKKEEIKNVVMVVTRYFGGIKLGTGGLVRAYTSAAKLAIKDAKVVKKAINDVYLFRIDYTLHGKIQNELMNGEYSIKDTVYDDKVNIYVYCSPSESEKLVNKITDISSGTAMIEEKDQVYLTIYDGKVIED, translated from the coding sequence ATGGCTAAGGATTACAAGACGTTACTCCAGTATGCACAGGCGGAGGAAATAATAAATAAGTCTAAATTTATTGGATATACAAAACCTGTGAACACTGAACAAGAGGCTATAGAATTTATTGAAAAAATAAAAAAACAGCATTGGAATGCAACTCATAATGTACCGGTTTATGTAATTGGAGAAAATAATGAAATACAAAGATATAGTGATGATGGTGAGCCCTCTGGAACTGCTGGAGTACCTATATTGGAAATGCTAAAAAAAGAAGAAATAAAGAATGTTGTTATGGTTGTGACAAGGTATTTTGGAGGAATAAAGCTGGGAACCGGTGGACTAGTGAGAGCATATACTAGTGCTGCTAAACTGGCGATAAAGGATGCCAAGGTAGTTAAAAAGGCCATAAATGATGTGTATTTATTTAGAATAGACTATACATTGCATGGCAAGATTCAAAATGAACTAATGAATGGGGAATATAGTATAAAGGATACGGTGTATGATGATAAAGTAAATATCTACGTTTATTGTAGCCCCTCTGAAAGTGAGAAGCTTGTCAACAAAATCACTGATATAAGCAGTGGAACAGCAATGATAGAAGAAAAGGATCAAGTCTATCTAACCATATATGACGGAAAGGTTATTGAGGATTAA
- a CDS encoding CoA-binding protein has translation MDNIEKVKEEMLGKKVWAVVGATPDESKFGYKIFKKLKSRGYEVYGINPKYEELEGEKLYKSISELPVKPDCVDMVVSPKISKPMVEEIADNGIKYVWFQPGTFDAETIDLAEAKDLKYVYYDCVLVALG, from the coding sequence ATGGATAATATAGAAAAAGTAAAAGAAGAAATGTTAGGGAAAAAGGTCTGGGCCGTTGTTGGGGCAACTCCAGATGAATCAAAGTTTGGATATAAGATATTCAAAAAGCTTAAGTCCAGAGGATACGAGGTCTATGGTATAAATCCCAAATATGAAGAGCTTGAGGGTGAAAAGCTTTATAAAAGCATTTCAGAGCTGCCAGTTAAACCAGATTGTGTAGATATGGTGGTTTCACCTAAAATAAGTAAACCAATGGTTGAAGAAATTGCTGATAATGGAATAAAATATGTGTGGTTTCAACCGGGTACCTTCGATGCAGAAACTATTGATTTGGCGGAAGCAAAGGATTTAAAATATGTTTATTATGATTGTGTATTGGTTGCATTAGGATAA
- a CDS encoding sulfite exporter TauE/SafE family protein: MFFSIIGFFSGIISGMGIGGGTILIPALILFTSLTQQQAQSVNLFTYIPIALIAVITHIKNKNIEKKIWIPLTLTGIIGAYFGAKLAVKLPSNLLKRIFGIFLFIMAIYQFFYKDKDKNKRPHK; encoded by the coding sequence ATGTTCTTTTCCATAATTGGCTTTTTCTCTGGCATCATCAGTGGAATGGGTATCGGCGGGGGAACCATACTTATACCCGCTTTAATATTATTCACAAGTTTAACGCAACAACAGGCACAAAGCGTAAACCTTTTTACCTATATTCCAATAGCTTTGATTGCTGTAATCACCCATATAAAGAACAAAAATATAGAAAAGAAAATCTGGATACCATTAACTCTAACGGGGATTATCGGTGCTTATTTTGGGGCCAAGCTAGCGGTCAAGCTTCCCTCTAATCTATTAAAAAGGATCTTTGGAATATTTCTATTTATAATGGCGATATATCAATTTTTTTATAAAGATAAAGATAAAAATAAAAGACCACATAAATAA
- a CDS encoding sulfite exporter TauE/SafE family protein — MKINIFKISILGIFTGLTNGLFGSGGGTILVPGMIFLLGMEEHKAHATAISIILPLTIVSTYIYLKSGIVSYNVTFKVVAGGVLGGYVGARLLNKIPNRILRKIFAIFMMIAAFRMVF, encoded by the coding sequence ATGAAAATTAATATATTCAAAATTAGTATTTTAGGGATATTCACTGGTTTGACAAATGGCCTATTTGGTTCGGGGGGTGGAACTATATTGGTCCCTGGAATGATATTTCTATTAGGAATGGAAGAACATAAAGCACATGCTACAGCTATTTCAATAATTCTCCCCTTAACAATTGTGAGTACTTATATTTATTTGAAATCCGGCATAGTTTCATATAATGTCACTTTTAAAGTGGTTGCTGGAGGTGTATTAGGGGGATATGTAGGTGCTAGACTTCTTAATAAAATTCCTAATAGAATTTTAAGAAAAATATTTGCTATTTTTATGATGATAGCAGCCTTTAGGATGGTGTTCTAA
- the cysK gene encoding cysteine synthase A, with product MKVANSIMELIGNTPIVRLNKLKPENGADIYLKLEFYNPGSSIKDRIAASMIKAAERDSYLKEGGTIVEPTSGNTGIGLAMIGAAKGYNVILVMPDTMSVERRKLLRAFGAEIVLTEGAKGMKGAIDKAEEIVKENPSYFMPQQFKNKANPEAHRKSTALEILDQMDDDFDMFIAGVGTGGTITGIGEVIKSKLDKVKVVAIEPENSPVLSGGRPGPHKIQGIGAGFIPDILNTDIIDEIYRVEDENALETARKVALEEGILVGISSGAAVYAAIEKSKILGKGKKIVVIIPSYGERYLSVSNFYPEE from the coding sequence ATGAAAGTAGCAAATAGTATCATGGAACTAATAGGAAATACACCTATCGTAAGATTAAATAAACTAAAACCCGAAAATGGTGCAGATATTTATTTGAAGCTGGAGTTTTACAATCCAGGCAGTAGTATAAAGGACAGAATCGCTGCTAGTATGATTAAAGCTGCTGAAAGGGATAGTTACCTAAAAGAAGGAGGAACAATAGTAGAGCCTACTAGTGGGAATACGGGTATAGGGCTAGCCATGATTGGAGCAGCTAAGGGATATAATGTTATTTTGGTTATGCCGGATACTATGAGTGTTGAGAGAAGAAAGCTTTTAAGGGCTTTTGGAGCCGAGATAGTCTTAACAGAAGGTGCTAAGGGAATGAAGGGAGCCATCGATAAAGCAGAAGAAATTGTTAAGGAAAATCCATCCTATTTTATGCCCCAGCAATTCAAGAATAAAGCAAATCCAGAGGCCCATAGAAAAAGTACTGCTTTAGAAATACTTGACCAAATGGATGATGATTTCGATATGTTTATAGCAGGGGTAGGTACGGGTGGCACTATTACTGGTATTGGCGAAGTCATAAAAAGTAAATTAGATAAGGTCAAGGTTGTAGCTATTGAGCCTGAAAACTCCCCTGTATTATCCGGAGGAAGACCAGGCCCCCACAAAATACAAGGAATCGGAGCCGGCTTTATACCAGATATCTTAAATACGGATATAATTGATGAAATATACAGAGTAGAGGATGAGAATGCATTAGAAACAGCTAGGAAAGTAGCTTTAGAGGAAGGAATTCTAGTAGGTATTTCATCGGGAGCAGCTGTATATGCAGCAATAGAAAAATCAAAGATATTAGGAAAGGGCAAAAAGATAGTTGTTATAATTCCAAGCTATGGTGAACGATATTTATCCGTTAGCAACTTTTATCCAGAAGAATAA